One window from the genome of Eucalyptus grandis isolate ANBG69807.140 chromosome 7, ASM1654582v1, whole genome shotgun sequence encodes:
- the LOC104454485 gene encoding uncharacterized protein LOC104454485 isoform X1 codes for MASAASSIHHRPIFSTTMELRWAKRPVTRKPHVLRLPPSVGPSSVPIYISTRPGHVDPGALRDLYASCNLSCGRFPDVGPGRRVPEEEGGGGVPLDKLRVALAHSAVVVSVFCRDEDLSPDAEQSAVVGIGGLVSKVLPRVDPLDGRLVGFGRAVSDLGLTASIYDVMVIPSLRGMGIGRMIVKRIVRILTSRDIYDIAALCSENERPLFEACGFGDDILGSTTMMYTRTASNGHGVVKCAGPNLLLVPTPKDRTASSTSTNSLN; via the exons ATGGCGTCGGCGGCCTCTTCGATCCATCACCGCCCCATCTTCTCCACGACCATGGAGCTGAGGTGGGCGAAGCGACCCGTCACCCGCAAGCCGCACGTGCTGCGGCTCCCGCCGTCGGTCGGCCCGTCGTCCGTCCCAATCTACATCTCCACGAGGCCCGGCCACGTCGACCCCGGCGCCCTCAGGGACCTCTACGCCTCCTGCAACCTGTCGTGCGGCCGGTTCCCCGACGTGGGTCCCGGCCGGCGAGTCCCAGAGGaggaaggcggcggcggcgtcccgCTTGACAAGCTCCGCGTCGCGCTCGCCCACAGCGCCGTCGTCGTGTCCGTCTTCTGCAGGGACGAGGACTTGTCGCCGGACGCGGAGCAGAGTGCGGTGGTGGGGATCGGAGGTTTGGTGAGTAAGGTGTTGCCGAGAGTCGATCCGTTGGATGGCCGGTTGGTGGGATTTGGCCGGGCTGTTTCGGATTTGGGGTTGACTGCTTCCATTTACGATGTCATG GTTATTCCTTCGCTTCGAGGAATGGGAATTGGGCGGATGATTGTCAAAAGAATTGTAAG GATCCTCACAAGTAGAGACATATATGACATAGCAGCTCTTTGTTCAGAAAATGAGAG GCCACTTTTTGAAGCATGTGGATTTGGAGATGACATTTTGGGCTCCACGACAATGATGTATACAAGGACTGCATCCAATGGCCATGGAGTGGTTAAGTGCGCTGGTCCAAACCTTTTGCTGGTCCCAACGCCTAAAGATCGCACTGCTTCCTCAACATCTACCAACTCATTGAACTAA
- the LOC104454485 gene encoding uncharacterized protein LOC104454485 isoform X2, producing the protein MASAASSIHHRPIFSTTMELRWAKRPVTRKPHVLRLPPSVGPSSVPIYISTRPGHVDPGALRDLYASCNLSCGRFPDVGPGRRVPEEEGGGGVPLDKLRVALAHSAVVVSVFCRDEDLSPDAEQSAVVGIGGLVSKVLPRVDPLDGRLVGFGRAVSDLGLTASIYDVMCLPGYSFASRNGNWADDCQKNCKDPHK; encoded by the exons ATGGCGTCGGCGGCCTCTTCGATCCATCACCGCCCCATCTTCTCCACGACCATGGAGCTGAGGTGGGCGAAGCGACCCGTCACCCGCAAGCCGCACGTGCTGCGGCTCCCGCCGTCGGTCGGCCCGTCGTCCGTCCCAATCTACATCTCCACGAGGCCCGGCCACGTCGACCCCGGCGCCCTCAGGGACCTCTACGCCTCCTGCAACCTGTCGTGCGGCCGGTTCCCCGACGTGGGTCCCGGCCGGCGAGTCCCAGAGGaggaaggcggcggcggcgtcccgCTTGACAAGCTCCGCGTCGCGCTCGCCCACAGCGCCGTCGTCGTGTCCGTCTTCTGCAGGGACGAGGACTTGTCGCCGGACGCGGAGCAGAGTGCGGTGGTGGGGATCGGAGGTTTGGTGAGTAAGGTGTTGCCGAGAGTCGATCCGTTGGATGGCCGGTTGGTGGGATTTGGCCGGGCTGTTTCGGATTTGGGGTTGACTGCTTCCATTTACGATGTCATG TGCCTCCCAGGTTATTCCTTCGCTTCGAGGAATGGGAATTGGGCGGATGATTGTCAAAAGAATTGTAAG GATCCTCACAAGTAG